The following are encoded together in the Fusarium keratoplasticum isolate Fu6.1 chromosome 1, whole genome shotgun sequence genome:
- a CDS encoding Histone deacetylase, protein MGDDIRVELGSVALNGASPKKVAYFYDSDIGNYAYVTGHPMKPHRIRLAHSLIMQYNLYQKMEIYRAKPATRGEMTQFHTDDYIDFLQKVTPDNMDSFMREQGKYNVGDDCPVFDGLFEFCGISAGGSMEGAARLNRQKCDIAINWAGGLHHAKKCEASGFCYVNDIVLGILELLRFKKRVLYVDIDVHHGDGVEEAFYTTDRVMTVSFHKYGEYFPGTGELRDTGIGQGKNYAVNFPLRDGITDVSYRSIFQPVIENVMKYFQPEAVVLQCGGDSLSGDRLGCFNLSMDGHANCVNFVKSFNLPTLVLGGGGYTMRNVARTWAFETGVLVGQEMERTLPYNEYYEYYAPDFELNVRSSNMENSNSREYLEKITSAVIDNLRQTGPAPSVQMQDVPRKPFGGMTDEEEAELEDMDEDENKDVRMTEHRWDKRVEHEGEFEPSEDDDEMARAHGATRQNGNKRTFTDYRKGEMEVDSGNATPKAPNGASAEEPAGDDAHDVNDDTIEDMSAHEQPEKDQPEKEAEKPEETAKETEKTSVDNDGDVGMTDSAPAEETTTIKKEDVEPETTAEPAAPAEKPTQEEPTTKEAPEATKETTSEPKPTEEAAEKPAEATEQKDKAEPAGDAMDVDNEKEKPKESEAPKEKSKSPSS, encoded by the exons ATGGGCGACGACATTCGGGTCGAGCTCGGCTCGGTCGCGCTCAACGGCGCATCCCCAAAGAAAGTCGCCTACTTTTACGATTCTGATATCGGCAACTATGCCTACGTCACTGGACACCCTATGAAGCCTCATCGCATTCGTCTGGCGCATAGCTTGATCATGCAGTACAACCTCTACCAGAAGATGGAAATCTAC CGCGCGAAGCCAGCGACCAGAGGCGAAATGACCCAGTTTCACACGGACGATTACATCGACTTCCTGCAGAAGGTGACGCCTGATAACATGGATAGCTTCATGCGAGAGCAGGGCAAGTACAATGTGGGAGACGACTGTCCCGTTTTCGATGGTCTCTTCGAGTTTTGTGGTATTAGCGCCGGTGGCAGCATGGAGGGCGCAGCGCGCCTGAACCGCCAAAAGTGTGACATCGCCATCAACTGGGCTGGTGGTCTCCATCACGCCAAAAAGTGCGAGGCAAGCGGTTTTTGCTACGTCAATG ACATCGTCCTCGGAATTCTCGAACTCCTCCGATTCAAGAAGCGCGTCCTCTACGTCGATATCGATGTTCACCACGGCGACGGTGTCGAAGAGGCCTTCTATACGACCGACCGCGTCATGACCGTATCTTTCCATAAGTACGGCGAGTACTTCCCCGGAACTGGCGAACTCAGAGACACCGGTATCGGCCAGGGGAAGAACTACGCCGTCAACTTTCCCCTCCGAGACGGCATCACGGATGTGTCTTACCGATCAATCTTCCAGCCCGTCATCGAGAACGTCATGAAATACTTCCAGCCCGAGGCGGTTGTCTTGCAGTGCGGCGGCGACAGTCTCTCTGGCGATCGATTGGGTTGCTTCAACCTGAGCATGGACGGTCACGCTAACTGCgtcaactttgtcaagagTTTCAACCTGCCCACTCTTGtgcttggtggtggtggctaCACGATGCGAAATGTCGCCCGTACATGGGCCTTTGAGACGGGTGTTCTTGTGGGGCAAGAGATGGAGCGCACCCTGCCTTACAACGAATACTACGAG TACTATGCTCCTGATTTCGAGTTGAACGTCCGATCCTCCAACATGGAGAACTCCAACAGCCGGGAGTACCTCGAGAAGATCACATCCGCCGTCATTGACAACCTGCGACAGACCGGCCCTGCGCCAAGTGTGCAGATGCAGGATGTCCCACGAAAGCCTTTTGGTGGTATGactgacgaggaggaagccgagctggaggacatggacgaagatgagaaCAAGGATGTTCGCATGACTGAACATCGTTGGGACAAGCGAGTCGAGCACGAAGGCGAGTTCGAGCCCagcgaagacgacgacgaaatGGCACGCGCTCACGGTGCTACCCGACAAAACGGCAACAAGCGCACCTTTACCGATTACCGTAAGGGGGAAATGGAGGTGGACAGCGGCAATGCCACGCCCAAGGCTCCGAATGGCGCTTCTGCTGAGGAGcctgctggtgatgatgctcatGATGTGAACGACGATACCATCGAGGACATGTCAGCGCATGAGCAACCAGAGAAGGATCAGCCTGAGAAGGAAGCTGAGAAACCAGaggagacggccaaggaGACCGAGAAGACCAGCGTGGACAACGACGGCGACGTGGGAATGACGGACTCGGCACCCGCAGAAGAGACAACGACTATTAAAAAGGAAGACGTCGAGCCCGAAACTACTGCCGAACCAGCAGCGCCCGCTGAGAAGCCTACACAAGAGGAGCCCACAACTAAGGAAGCGCCAGAAGCTACCAAGGAGACTACATCAGAACCGAAGCCCACCGAGGAGGCCGCTGAGAAACCCGCAGAGGCAACTGAGCAAAAAGACAAGGCCGAGCCAGCTGGTGACGCTATGGACGTGGACAACGAGAAAGAAAAGCCAAAGGAGTCGGAGGCacccaaggagaagagcaagagccCCTCAAGCTAG
- a CDS encoding 26S proteasome regulatory subunit rpn11 has protein sequence MERFRSLLGGGGMGLGGAAPGTDNTNLIDNSETVYISSLALLKMLRHGRAGVPMEVMGLMLGEFVDDFTVKVMDVFAMPQSGTGVSVEAVDPVFQTKMMDMLRQTGRPESVVGWYHSHPGFGCWLSSVDINTQQSFEQLNPRAVAVVIDPIQSVKGKVVIDAFRLINPQLLMMGQEPRQSTSNLGHLNKPSIQALIHGLNRHYYSIGINYRKTALEENMLMNLHKHVWTEALEMDDFRHEGCKNKDRLQQLVTLADGYEKRVKEETELTKEQLKTRYVGKLDPKKHLEDVGQELIEDNIVSVSRQMIDKEATMPKKDGPAGSKGQANGEEMEVEEEL, from the exons ATGGAGCGCTTTAGGAGTCTACTGGGCGGTGGTGGCATGGGCCTTGGTGGAGCTGCTCCTGGCACG GATAACACGAACCTTATCGACAACTCGGAAACAGTCTACATTTCCTCCCTCGCCCTGCTCAAGATGCTTCGACACGGCCGAGCCGGTGTGCCTATGGAAGTCATGGGCCTGATGCTGGGCGAGTTTGTGGATGACTTTACTGTCAAGGTTATGGATGTGTTTGCCATGCCTCAGAGCGGTACCGGCGTCAGTGTCGAGGCCGTGGACCCCGTTTTCCAGACCAAGATGATGGACATGCTGCGACAAACAGGAAG ACCCGAGTCGGTTGTCGGCTGGTATCACTCTCACCCTGGTTTCGGTTGCTGGCTTTCATCAGTTGATATCAACACCCAACAGTCTTTCGAGCAACTGAACCCCCgcgccgtcgccgtcgtcattGACCCTATCCAGTCGGTCAAGGGCAAAGTCGTCATCGATGCCTTCAGACTCATCAACCCACAGCTCTTGATGATGGGCCAGGAGCCCCGCCAGAGCACCAGTAACTTGGGCCATCTCAACAAGCCCTCGATCCAGGCACTCATTCACGGCCTCAACCGACACTACTACTCGATCGGAATCAACTACCGCAAGACGGCACTCGAAGAGAACATGCTGATGAACCTGCACAAGCACGTTTGGACGGAGGCgctggagatggacgacTTCCGACACGAGGGCTGCAAGAACAAGGACCGACTACAGCAGCTGGTCACGTTGGCAGATGGCTACGAGAAGCGTGTGAAGGAAGAGACAGAGTTGACCAAGGAGCAACTGAAGACGCGATACGTTGGCAAACTTGACCCCAAGAAGCATCTCGAGGATGTCGGCCAGGAGCTCATCGAAGACAACATTGTGTCGGTGTCGAGGCAGATGATCGACAAAGAGGCGACAATGCCGAAAAAGGATGGGCCGGCGGGGAGCAAGGGACAAGCGAATGGGGAGGAAAtggaggtggaggaagaaTTATAA
- a CDS encoding Protein kinase domain-containing protein: protein MSTIQQLKNFIRHGKQARAGNPDESPRKSEASQQPAAQHKNASDPGHGHSSARDPADDYANEEYSSKKKRYDDEKLAKLVAEENASKSKFPRYPGLERWELVDKMGDGAFSNVYRARDTTGERGEVAIKVVRKYEMNSMQGNKHLHPDFKKVPKAAERSNILKEVQIMRQLDHPNIIKLVEFSESRQYYYIVLELAPGGELFHQIVRLTYFSEELSRHVIVQVAKALEYLHEEKGVVHRDIKPENILFNPIPFVPSKHPKPKQPGDEDKVDEGEFIYGQGAGGIGQIKIADFGLSKIVWDNQTMTPCGTVGYTAPEIVKDERYSKSVDMWALGCVLYTLLCGFPPFYDESIEVLTEKVAKGQYTFLSPWWDDISKSAQDLISHLLTVDPEKRYTITEFLAHPWIRGNGPTPREEKKKPEVLRAFDATKFEDSGKRYDFRSPGAVNLREVFDVGYAVHRQEEEGKRRAQIGAKGGPARFIGALNEEEEEDEDVMQIDGQDPNAAAKPNAATQALEQSMRKTNIRDQEQHHETRGRERERTERGYGQHSAAVAAAARQQVRDRNRQRGAFELNLENATLLGKRNKKVPIMGA, encoded by the exons ATGTCCACCATTCAACAGCTAAAGAATTTTATCCGGCACG GCAAGCAGGCTCGCGCCGGAAACCCTGACGAGTCGCCGCGTAAGAGCGAggcttctcaacaacctgcTGCCCAGCACAAGAATGCGAGCGACCCCGGCCACGGACATTCGAGCGCACGAGATCCCGCCGACGACTACGCAAACGAGGAGTActcgagcaagaagaagcgctacgatgatgagaagcttGCCAAGCTCGTCGCCGAGGAGAACGCCAGTAAGAGCAAGTTCCCTCGCTACCCTGGCCTCGAGCGCTGGGAGCTCGTCGACAAGATGGGCGACGGCGCCTTCAGCAACGTCTACCGTGCCCGCGACACCACGGGCGAGAGAGGCGAGGTCGCCATCAAGGTCGTACGCAAGTACGAGATGAACAGCATGCAG GGAAACAAGCATTTACATCCAGACTTCAAGAAAGTCCCAAAGGCAGCAGAG CGATCCAACATTCTCAAGGAGGTGCAAATTATGCGCCAACTTGACCACCCCAACATTATCAAGCTTGTCGAGTTCTCCGAGTCACGGCAGTACTACTACAttgttcttgagcttgctcCCGGAGGAGAGCTCTTCCACCAGATCGTCCGCTTGACATACTTCAGTGAAGAACTCTCCCGACACGTCATTGTCCAGgtcgccaaggccctcgagtATCTCcacgaggagaagggtgtTGTTCATCG TGACATCAAGCCTGAGAATATCCTGTTCAACCCCATTCCTTTTGTGCCGTCCAAGcaccccaagcccaagcaacccggcgatgaggacaaggtcgacgagggcgagttCATCTATGGCCAGGGCGCGGGCGGCATCGGCCAGATCAAGATTGCCGACTTTGGCCTTTCCAAGATTGTCTGGGACAACCAGACCATGACGCCTTGTGGAACAGTTGGCTACACGGCCCCCGAAATCGTCAAGGATGAGCGGTACTCCAAGTCAGTCGATATGTGGGCGCTGGGCTGTGTGCTGTACACACTACTCTGTGGTTTCCCACCATTCTACGATGAGAGCATCGAGGTGCTCACAGAAAAGGTGGCTAAGGGCCAATACACCTTCCTGTCGCCTTGGTGGGACGACATCTCCAAGTCTGCCCAGGATCTCATCAGCCACCTCCTGACGGTGGACCCCGAGAAGAGATACACCATTACAGAATTCCTGGCGCACCCTTGGATCCGTGGAAACGGCCCCACCCCccgtgaggagaagaagaaacccGAGGTGCTCCGAGCCTTTGATGCGACCAAGTTCGAAGATTCTGGTAAGCGCTACGACTTCCGATCTCCCGGCGCCGTCAACCTTCGTGAGGTGTTTGATGTTGGCTACGCTGTGCAccgccaagaagaggagggcaAGCGGAGAGCTCAGATCGGTGCCAAGGGTGGCCCCGCAAGATTCATTGGTGCCCTcaacgaagaggaagaggaggatgaggatgtcaTGCAGATCGATGGACAAGACCCCAACGCGGCAGCCAAGCCGAATGCAGCAACCCAGGCTCTGGAGCAGAGCATGCGAAAAACTAATATCCGAGACCAAGAACAACACCACGAAACTCGAGGACGGGAGCGTGAACGCACTGAAAGGGGATACGGTCAGCACTCGGCGGCTGTGGCTGCTGCAGCCCGGCAACAAGTACGAGACCGGAATCGCCAGCGTGGCGCTTTCGAGCTGAACCTGGAGAACGCCACGTTGTTGGGCAAGAGAAACAAGAAGGTTCCCATCATGGGGGCATAG
- a CDS encoding Aldolase-II domain-containing protein yields the protein MLSSATLRTAPLRRLITKHTTRSLTTTPKPRLITAPQKVPSKLTIPRSASFATSAEATAPAPETEVNTNFAAVATGGIPYPGIPKIEDPYQKRQWQLEHMAGAFRVFSRMGFTEGAAGHISVRDPVDPTTFWINPMGVHFGMLKASDMVHINEDGQVIGGNRVAVNAAGFMIHSAIHKARPDVDAACHAHSKFGKAWSTFGKPLDIINQDACIFWNNQSVYSNFGGVVFEDQEGARIAEALGPKNRAVILQNHGLLTAGGTVDEAAYLFSLMERTCEVQLLVESSGLPKQIIGDEEAQYTYKYNADPESLYTEFQPDFEYEVWQSKGELKSGF from the exons ATGCTCTCCTCGGCAACTCTCCGAACCGCGCCCTTGCGGCggctcatcaccaagcaTACCACACGCTCCCTCACCACCACTCCCAAACCACGCCTCATCACCGCCCCTCAAAAGGTTCCCTCAAAGCTCACCATCCCGCGTTCAGCGTCTTTCGCCACCAGCGCCGAGGCCACGGCTCCCGCCCCCGAGACCGAGGTGAACACGAACTTTGCCGCCGTCGCCACGGGTGGCATCCCCTACCCCGGCATccccaagatcgaggaccCGTACCAGAAGCGACAATGGCAGCTGGAGCACATGGCTGGTGCGTTCCGTGTGTTTTCTCGGATGGGCTTCACTGAGGGAGCTGCGGGACACATCAGTGTTCGCGATCCTGTTGATCCCACTACCTTCTGGATCAACCC CATGGGCGTTCACTTTGGcatgctcaaggccagcGACATGGTGCACATCAACGAAGACGGCCAAGTCATCGGCGGCAACCGagtcgccgtcaacgccgcAGGCTTCATGATCCACTCAGCCATCCACAAGGCACGCCCCGACGTGGACGCGGCCTGCCACGCGCACTCCAAGTTCGGCAAGGCGTGGTCGACGTTTGGCAAGCccctcgacatcatcaaccaggaTGCCTGCATCTTCTGGAACAACCAGAGCGTCTACTCCAACTTTGGTGGTGTCGTGTTTGAGGACCAGGAGGGTGCTCGCATCGCTGAGGCGCTGGGGCCCAAGAACCGTGCTGTCATCTTGCAGAACCATGGTCTTCTCACGGCTGGTGGTACTGTTGATGAGGCGGCGTATCTCTTTTCGCTCATGGAGAGAACGTGTGAGGTGCAGCTGCTCGTTGAGAGCAGTGGTCTTCCCAAGCAGATCatcggcgacgaggaagcgCAGTACACATACAAGTACAACGCCGATCCA GAATCTCTATACACCGAGTTCCAGCCTGACTTTGAGTACGAGGTTTGGCAGTCCAAGGGAGAGCTCAAGTCGGGTTTCTAG
- a CDS encoding NmrA domain-containing protein: MSKLLTVFGATGAQGGSVIRAVLADDVLSKEYKIRGITRDVSKPAAQALAGKGVEVVAADMSSKETLTAALKDSHTVFLVTTPDFMSAGGSQELPHGKNVADVASDLGVKHLIYSSLLHVTETTGGRLKHVVHFDDKAEVERYIRSKGIPSTFVLPGYFMSNFTALQMIKKGDDGVYSLAYPVGDKAKFPLIDTPSDLGKYVVAAIRKEPEVLGKQILAAAGYYTPTQIVSEFEEVVGKQARFVPIDAATYKSFLPEPLADEMLENHLFIEEPGYYNGRDLKESLDLLSSVGLQPTTWKGFLEAHKAEF, encoded by the exons ATGTCCAAGCTCTTGACTGTCTTCGGTGCCACTGGCGCTCAGGGCGGCTCTGTCATCCGGGCTGTTCTGGCCGACGACGTCCTTTCGAAGGAGTACAAGATTCGAGGCATCACCCGTGATGTTTCCAAGCCTGCAGCGCAAGCCTTGGCCGGAAAGGGCGTCGAAGTCGTTGCG GCCGACATGAGCTCCAAGGAGACGCTTACCGCTGCTCTGAAGGACTCCCACACTGTTTTCCTCGTTACTACCCCCGACTTCATGTCCGCCGGTGGAAGCCAGGAGCTGCCCCATGGCAAAAACGTTGCCGACGTTGCCTCTGACCTTGGTGTCAAGCACCTGATCTATTCATCTCTCCTTCATGTCACCGAGACCACTGGAGGGCGCCTTAAGCACGTTGTTCACTttgacgacaaggccgaggtggagCGGTACATTCGCTCCAAGGGCATCCCGAGCACCTTTGTTCTTCCGGGCTATTTCATGAGCAACTTTACCGCACTGCAGATGATCAAGAAGGGTGATGACGGTGTTTACTCTCTCGCGTACCCGGttggcgacaaggccaagttcccGCTTATTGACACTCCATCAGATCTCG GCAAATACGTCGTTGCTGCAATCCGCAAGGAGCCCGAGGTTCTCGGCAAGCAGATCCTCGCTGCTGCCGGCTACTACACGCCTACCCAGATCGTTTCCGAGTTTGAGGAAGTGGTTGGGAAGCAGGCCCGCTTCGTGCCCATTGATGCCGCGACATACAAGAGCTTTCTCCCCGAGCCGCTGGCTGACGAGATGCTTGAGAACCATCTTTTTATTGAAGAGCCGGGTTACTACAATGGTCGGGACCTCAAGGAAAGTCTGGACCTGTTGAGCAGTGTTGGACTTCAGCCCACGACCTGGAAGGGGTTTCTTGAGGCCCACAAGGCGGAGTTCTAA
- a CDS encoding NmrA domain-containing protein, whose product MAQIARNVALLGATGTLGSHILTALKGAGFSVTAVQRKESTKAVPEGIKSVKVDLANKDDLVSAFRGQDAVVSAVPKPALLTEKIMIDAAIEASVKRIIPSEYSTNLESPLSRKLPIVTEKAKIREYLTSVISSTDSPTTWTSINNGPFFEMCLRFGVLGPNLREKKATFHNGGNNMIGTTTLPDIATAVAKVLDSAHFAETANQPVYIYSAAVSERLLTELASKVTGIDFGTVKDGRIADLDVDELVRDSDEKRSKGDMSGMFNYYYQMMYGKGYGGTDFKELSWNDRLGLKSMTEEDLEGEIRTAAVEFGLI is encoded by the exons ATGGCCCAAATCGCGAGAAACGTTGCCCTCCTAGGC GCTACAGGAACGCTGGGTTCTCACATTCTCACTGCCCTGAAAGGAGCTGGATTCTCTGTCACTGCCGTCCAACGCAAGGAGTCCACAAAGGCTGTTCCTGAAGGTATCAAGTCCGTCAAGGTGGACCTAGCCAACAAGGACGACCTTGTATCGGCTTTCAGGGGACAAGATGCAGTCGTAAG TGCTGTGCCGAAACCTGCTCTCTTGACAGAGAAGATCATGATCGACGCAGCCATCGAGGCCTCGGTGAAGCGCATCATCCCATCGGAATATAGCACCAACCTCGAATCACCTTTGTCCCGGAAGTTGCCCATTGTCACTGAAAAGGCAAAGATCCGCGAGTACTTGACCAGTGTTATTTCATCCACCGACTCACCCACGACGTGGACTTCGATCAACAACGGTCCCTTTTTCGAGATGTGCCTCAGATTTGGGGTGTTGGGCCCCAACCTccgagagaagaaggccaccTTTCATAACGGAGGTAATAACATGATTGGCACAACAACTCTGCCAGATATCGCTACTGCCGTTGCCAAGGTCCTCGACTCTGCGCACTTCGCCGAAACTGCTAACCAACCCGTGTACATTTATTCCGCTGCCGTCAGCGAACGTCTCCTCACCGAGTTGGCATCCAAGGTCACGGGCATTGACTTTGGCACTGTGAAAGACGGAAGGATCGCTGacctcgacgtcgacgagctCGTCCGCGACTCTGATGAGAAGAGAAGCAAGGGAGATATGTCTGGAATGTTTAACTATTATTACCAGATGATGTATGGAAAAGGCTATGGTGGTACGGATTTCAAGGAACTATCGTGGAATGATCGGTTGGGGCTCAAGTCGATGACGGAAGAGGATCTTGAGGGGGAAATCAGGACCGCCGCGGTCGAGTTTGGTCTTATCTGA